A single window of Bremerella cremea DNA harbors:
- the bioB gene encoding biotin synthase BioB, whose amino-acid sequence MSTTTQSWSALADEVLRGHQLTLEEGLSLLQSSDDELLDVMSAAFKIRRQHFGKTVQLYQLMNAKSGLCPEDCGYCSQSKVSDAEIPKYNFLSRDKLMEGAKIAAERDVKTYCIVISARGPNEREMKAVETIVPEIKEKYDLKICACLGLLSPEQADRLKACGVDRVNHNVNTSAEYYEKICSTHTYEDRIQTLSAVREAGLELCSGGIVGMGESEADIVKMALELRELGVHSIPVNFLNPIDGTPLQGLGKDLSPRQCLRILAVYRFANPTSELRIAGGREIHLRSLQPLGLYAANSIFLGDYLTTPGQKAEDDYRMLEDLGFTVTKTEEVSVGSA is encoded by the coding sequence ATGTCGACGACGACGCAATCCTGGTCTGCCCTTGCTGATGAAGTCCTTCGTGGTCATCAATTGACGTTGGAAGAGGGCCTTTCGCTCCTCCAATCGTCCGATGACGAACTGTTGGACGTGATGTCCGCCGCGTTCAAGATCCGCCGCCAACACTTCGGCAAGACGGTACAGTTGTACCAGCTGATGAACGCCAAAAGCGGCCTCTGCCCAGAAGATTGCGGTTACTGCTCGCAATCGAAAGTTTCCGATGCAGAAATTCCCAAGTACAACTTCCTCAGCCGCGACAAGCTGATGGAAGGGGCCAAGATCGCCGCCGAACGGGATGTGAAGACCTACTGCATCGTCATCTCGGCCCGCGGCCCGAACGAACGGGAAATGAAAGCGGTCGAAACGATCGTCCCTGAGATCAAAGAAAAGTACGACCTGAAAATCTGCGCTTGCCTCGGGCTGCTTTCCCCTGAACAGGCCGATCGCTTGAAGGCCTGTGGTGTCGACCGCGTGAATCACAACGTCAACACGAGTGCCGAATACTACGAAAAGATCTGCTCGACCCACACCTACGAAGACCGTATTCAAACCCTTTCGGCGGTCCGTGAAGCTGGCCTCGAATTGTGCAGTGGCGGCATCGTGGGCATGGGAGAATCGGAAGCAGACATCGTGAAGATGGCCCTCGAACTACGTGAGTTGGGCGTTCACTCGATTCCGGTCAACTTCCTCAATCCAATCGACGGCACACCGCTGCAGGGTCTGGGTAAAGACTTGAGCCCACGCCAATGCCTCCGTATTTTGGCCGTCTACCGCTTCGCCAACCCAACCAGCGAACTTCGTATCGCCGGCGGTCGCGAAATCCACCTCCGCAGCCTGCAACCGCTGGGCTTATACGCCGCGAACTCGATCTTCCTGGGCGATTACCTAACAACGCCAGGGCAGAAAGCGGAAGACGATTACCGCATGCTGGAAGATCTTGGCTTTACCGTTACCAAGACGGAAGAAGTCTCGGTCGGCTCGGCTTAG